Part of the Anaerolineales bacterium genome is shown below.
GGCGGATGCTCCCTCGGCTGAAGTAAGCATTGGTCTCTACCGCGGCGCCCAGAGGTGCGTTGGTGATCTGCCCGGCGTTTCCCATATTGACGTTCGTAACAAAATCGCCCAATCCGAGCAGCGCCCGGATCACGTTAACCCCATCTTCACCCGAGCGCTCCAACACAAAAGGTATGACGCCATCGATCAATTCACGGGTCCTTTGCGGGGCATTTTTCCGGCGTTCGATACGCCAAGAGACAGGCGTGCAGATAACGCCCCATTCAAATAAGGTTTCAGGAGAACGAATAAAGCCCGGTAAAAATTCGACGAGGTGACGATCGCCAGCCGCTGCGAGAATCCCATAACGTTGGAAAAGGGTGAACTTGACCTGTTCAGCGCTTTGGAACCAGTCATTCCAGCTTTCAACCTCCGCCAGGGTATATTTACGCAGGATTCCGGGCTGTTGCAGATATTGCTTCAATATATCGAGTAGGTCGTACTCCTGATATCTCGCAGAATCCACCCAGGTGAAGTGGTTGATCCCCAACACATTGACTCTGATCTCGTTACGTGTGGGTGTCTCGATGTTCAGGAATTGCCGGGCAATCTGCGCTAAAAGCTCCTGGGTTCCAAATACCTCATGACAACAACCGAAGACCTTCAACTCGGGGGCCACGCGAGTGAGAGTTCGCGTGCAGACGCTCATCGGGTTGGTGTAATTCATCACCCAGGCATCCGGACAGATTCTCGCGATTGCTTCGGCAAAAACATTGTAAATTAGGAACGGAGTCCACGGATCAAGCCCGGCGCGCCGGTGGTGTCGCCAACGGGAAGAAAGAGCCCATATTGTTCGACTAGCCCGATCTCATCCGCCATTAACTCCAGGGGACCTGGCTGGATGGAAATAATGACAAAATCTGCATCCCGCAGCGCTTCTTCTAACGTTGCTACGGCGAAATACCGCCAGCGCGACACAACGCCCGCCTGCGTCTGCATCCAATTGCCCAATTCTTCGTTGAGACGCGCGGATTCCATATCGATATTATAGAGTGCGGCTTCCACCGCCGATGTAGGCAATTTTGAGATGGATGGGATTCATTCTACACCAGCATTTCATTTGGGCTGCTTCATTCAGGCTAATGCCTACTCCGTCGAGCGCCACCTCGTGGCCGCACCGTGCCCTCAGCCAGCACCCGGAACGTCCCCAGCTCCATCTCCGACTCGGTCCATTCCGAGAAGGTGGCATCCATTTTCGTGTATTCGTCCTTGCGTTCGAACAGCCATCGTTCCCGCTGGCCGACGGAGTCCCACATATCAACGGTCAGGTAGCGCTTTGGATCGTTTTCGTCACGCAACAATGCGGTGCCGCGGAATCCCGGCGAGTCGGAGAACAGCTTGCTCCATGCGCCGCCAGGACCATACGCCAGTTCGAATTGGCCCCGACATTCTTCCCTGACGACGAACTGCCAGATGATTTCAACCATGCTGGATTCTCCTTTTCATCCAACCCGGACTATACAAATTTGGAGAAGATCCTACATCCAAGCCCGACCAACAGCCTGGTCTGCACGACGCGAACATCCTCGAGACGACGGCCTGCATCAACGCGGAAAATACTCCTGGCGCAGCATCGCATACAGGTAATCTCCGTGATAGCTCCCGTCGGTGTTCCGCTTGTTCTCCCGCAAATGCGCCTCTCGCCTGAAACCACAGCGTTCTAACACGTTAACACTGCGCAGGTTGTTTTCGTCACATCCGCTGCACACCCGGTGTGCGTCCAAATCCTCGAACAGCATCTTTAGAACGCGGCGGACCGCTTCGGAGATGTATCCTTTCCCCTCGTGATGCACGTCGGCGACATATCCAAGCGTGAATTCCGGCAGTTCCCAATCGGTCGGTCCGACGTACACCTGTCCGACCCACTCGTTTGTCGTTTTCTCAAACAACCCGATGAAGAAACATTCACACGCCGCCCATTTCTCCCCCAATTCTCTGACGACTGCCTCCGCATGTTTCTCATCTTTCAGGGACATCAAAACGTTGCCCGATTCGAACTCGGACAGATGATCCTGATTGCGCAAGCCGGCAGCGTACAGCATGGCGCCATCTCCCGCCTGATAGGCACGCAGCAGCAGTCTTTCTGTTTCAACTTTCCCGGAATTATCAGATAAAGCTTTGCTCACATCCGATGTCCATCCTTTGTTATTGTCTGTTATCTTGATGGACTTTTTTCAAGTCATTTGTAATCATGAAATATCCCAGCGGAAGTGTTTGATAAAACAAGCCCAGAGCGTTTTCGTCGATCTTTTCGTATAAATCAAAGTGTACGTGGGCATCGATATACATCGATTTCTCTCGTTTCATCCACGGTCGAGTTCTAGAAATGCCCGCAGGTCATCGAGCGATCGTTCCCAATCCGTTTGTGGATCGCGAATTTTGATCTTGCGAAACGGATACCGTTCGAAGAGACGCTCGGCGATGGACGTCCACTCCTCGAAGAATTTCGCCATCGCCGCCGAAGTCAAAGAACGGCGTGTAAACCACTCCTGCCGTTCGTAGATTGCGTTCCCCCAAACCTCCCACGAGCCCTCCCTGCCCGATTGCCGCCAGGATCTGTTCTTCTCTTCCGCGATCCGTGCGTGCAGTCGGGCGACGTCTGCCGGCGCCAGATAGATGAGGACAGGATCCAGCGCAGCAATTATCGAATTCAATCGACGGGCACTTTCAAGGATATCTTGCTCCGAATGGCCGGACAGATAGAGATACATGCCGTGTGTTTGCCACAAGCGGCTTTCGATGATGTTGACCTCCTCATGCCCCGCCGCTCTTTCGACGAAGTCCCGCCACTGCCGGAACACATCCGCCTGACGTGACTTCGTCGAAGCGATGATTACGGCCAGGTCTTCCATCTGTCCGATGGAAATTGGATTGTCCTCGGACCACTCGAGATAGCAGTTACAGCGGATCCCCCGTGCCGAGATGTCTCTCGCCAGTTTCTCCGCAGTGCTGGATTTCCCGGAGCATGGCACGCCTTCGATCAGAATGAGATCGGTCTTGATCATGAGAACGAATCCGAACAAGCAAATTTGGTCACCGGCTCACGAGTATGATGATACACCAACTTCGGCCAGGCATGCGGAATTCCACCATAACGGATCGCTCGAAATGGGCGATCGGCCAACCGTCAATTTCCCGAAACGATTGGCGCTTGAAGGCTAATTACATATGCGGTAGACTCATTCCCTGCAAATCGATCCTCATTCCAATCTCGTCCCTGACTCATTTTCTTTGAATGCACACGGCACTTTCCGGTAGATTCCGCTCGAAAACTTCCCGATGGTACCACCGAGAAAACCGAAAGCAACGGTGCTTGATGGTCAAAGGAGAAACGAAATTGAAAAAGGACGCTATCCGTCGCTCACTGATCGGTCTGGTTTTGCTGGGCAGCATGCTGTTAAACGCTTGTGGTTCCGGCGATGAGATTGCCACCCCCGCAATGCAGTCTGAACAAATTCAAACGCTGGCCGTGGCCACCTTCTCCGCCGGCCTGACGCAGACGGCGTTGGCGATGCCTACCGACACACCTTCTGCAACGCCCACAGCTACAAATACACTCGGACCCACGAATACGCTTTCGGCATCTCCGACGCAGGGCGGAGATACGCTTCCTACGGCGTCTTGCTACCGCTTGGCATTCGTATCGGACGTCACCGTGCCCGACAACACGACCATGACCCCGGGAGAAATTTTCACCAAGACCTGGCGCGTGCGCAATTCAGGCTCCTGCAATTGGGAAATCGGGTTTAAATTCAAACCCACCTACGGTGACGCGATGGGAGGCGCTGCGCTCACGTTGGACAAGACCGTTCCCCCCGGCGAAGAGACCGACCTCTCCATCGTGATGACGGCCCCGAGCGACGCCGGAAGCTATCAGGGAAATTGGAGAATGACCACCACGAACGGAACGTTCTTCGGCGACGAAGTGTATGTACTCATCATCGTCGGCGAGGGCAATACATCGACTCCGACTCCGACAGGAACCCAGCTCCCCGCATCGGAAACACCCACCTCGACGGCCACGCCGACGGAGACTACGGCACCCTGAGATTCCATCGAAAAGGGAATCCCACGACCCACGAGCCGCCCGAAAGATTACGCCGACGACGCATCGATCCATCACGATCCGAGGGCGCGAAGGTTGTGAAACAACCGCCCTGCCCCGGCGAATTGCCCAGGAGCACGCTCTCTCTTGGGTACAATTCTTTAATGGTTCGCCGCTCTTCTGCGAGACATAGAAGGCCTGTGATCTGGGACAGCGGGACGGTGAAAAGAATGTGGCTGTGGATGGAACCGGTCAATTCAAATACCGGAAAAAGGATCAAGATGAGCCGAGGGATTTTCGCCAAAACGTGGAAAACGATCATCCTGCTTGCCTTCCTTTCCGCCTGTGCGGTCGGACCGAACGCGGCGACCGGCTCATCAGCGGCTGGTCAAAAGACCACCGAGGCGAATCCGACGCCCACGCCTGCCGTCGAATACACGGATGAGAGCGAAACCGACCTGGCTGCCCTGATCGTCGAAAACGCAGACCAATTGGATGCAGCCGTCAAGTCCGTGATCGCCGCAGCAAGGAACGCCGTTTCCGCCGGTGAATTGCCGAAAGATGTCGCGAGCGATCTGCTCGACCTGGTACAGGCCGTCGAATCGCTGCATTCCGAGTTCGAGCAAGCCATCCAGGTATATGTCGAACGCTTCAGCGCCCTTTCCCCGGAAGCCGGCAGCCAAATAATGCAAATTGAAGATGAAGTAAAAAGCGCACTCAGCTCGATCGCCGCTTTAAAGTTCGGCTTCGATTCAGGTGGCGCAACCGATGGTGATGCATTGGACCAGTTCGAGGCAGCATGGACGACGATCGAGCTCGATCCGAGAATCTCCGCCTGGCAGGAAACGGTCCTGACCCAAATCGAACGTCGTGAAACCCATTACATGAACATCCAACCTCAATCCGGCCAGGTAGCGGACAATCGTGTGGAAGCATTCGTTCAGGCGCACGATTTCGTGCAGGCCTTTCAGGACGCGCTGGATGACGGCATCTTTACACCAGAAGAGCTGGCGCAGATCAGCCAGATCGGCGCCAACGCCGAAGCCAGCCTCTACAACACCGGGGATCGACAACTGTTCGGATATGCCCAGGCGATCATTCGCCTGACTCGATACGCGGTGCGGGGTGAATGGTCGCTGGCGAGCAGCGGCATCAACGACCTGCGCTTGTCCTTGCCCGCTAAACCGCAGTTATAGCGATCGCCTTCGCTCTCCGTCGTGAATGCTTGATCTCGTTCCGCAGCTAAGATAGACTCGATCAATCCCCCAGAGAATGATATTACCGTCGGCAGCATCGAAATGACCTCGTACGACGACGGAACTTTCGACCTCGTCAGCTGCGCGTCAAGCACGTGCTAATGGCCGTCAACTTGAACAGATTCGCGTTGCGCCGGGGTGACAGGGTAGGACTGCATCTCTTCAGCAAGGATGAAATCCTGGAGATTGCAGGGCGATCGAGCTTCGTCGAAAACGCATCCATCGAAAAGTCTACACTGCAGAACTTGCTGATTTTCTTGCGCATTCGTTTGATGAAAGTAGAATAGAGAGACATGGGAGGGCCAATGTCCACATCAATGTTTCGTTGGGGCGTGATTGGACCGGGAAACATCGCCCACAATTTTGCCAAAGCTTTGGACGTAATCGACGGCGGACAACTCTTTGCCGTAGCCAGTCGTAGTTCAGGCCGCGCTGCAGAATTCGCACAGGAATACGGAGCGCCGAAAAGCTATGCGTCCTACGAAGCCCTGGTCGAGGACGACGACGTAGATGGCATCTACATCGCCACACCGCACCCCTTTCACCACGACCAAACCATGCTGTGCCTGGAAGCCGGCAAGCCCGTGCTGTGCGAGAAGCCGCTGACGGTCAACGCCCGTGACGCAAAGCATCTCATCGATACCGCGAAATCCCGCAATGTGTTCCTCATGGAAGCGCTATGGACGCGCTACCTTCCAATCTACACCCAGATACGGCGCTGGTTGGACGAAAAACAGATCGGAGAATTGAAGCTGCTCGATTCCATCTTCTGTTTTCGTGCACCGGACGATCCCAAACACCGCACCTGGAATCACGAATTGGCGGGCGGGGCATTACTGGACATCGGCGTATACAACATCGCAGTCTCGCAATGGGTGTTCAGCGGCAATCCCCAATCGTTCAGTACCCGCAGCATCCTTTCCGAAACCGACGTCGATGCGCTGACCGCAGCCACGATGGTCTATCCTGACGAACGAATCTCACAGTTCACTTGCAGCTTTCTCGTGGACGGCGTCAACGACTTTGTGATTTACGGAACTGAAGGACGAATCCGCATCCATCCCAACTTCTGGTGCGCCACTGAAGCCACGCTGATCCGGGGAGAACATCGGGACACCTTACACGAGTCGTTTCGAGCCACAGGCTTCGAGTACGAGATCGAAGAAGCGATGCGCTGCATTCGTACCGGACTGCTGGAGAGCCCCGGTATGACGCACGCAGATACTCTGGCAAATATAGAATTGATGGACGCCATTCGCGCCGAAGTCGGCTTGAAGTACAGTTTCGAGTAGAAATCCGTTTTCATCATTAAGGAGGTTAGCCATCATGAACATTCCCCCCGGCAGTCGCCTGGTATTCATCGGGGATTCGATCACCGACTGCGGTCGTGCCCACCCGGCGGTCGAAGACACGCCGGAGGCACTCGGAAACGGCTACGTCAGCCTGGTCGATGCCATAATCACTGCCAGCGACCCGACGTAACGATTGAACATCGTCAACGTGGGTGAAGCCAACGATACGGTAGCCGATCTCGCCGTTCGCTGGGAGCGCGACGTCCTCGCCTGGTATCCGGAATGGCTTTCGATCTTCATCGGAATCAATGACGTCTGGCGTTCGATCGACTTCTAGTCCGGGGGTGAAACACACGTTTCCCTCCAGGAATATACGAACCAATTGAAAGAATTGGTGAGCACGACGAAAGATTCCCTCCAGGGTCTGGTGGTGATGACGCCCTATTACATTCATGCCGACCGCGCCGATCGCATGCGCTCCATGATGGACCAATATAGTGATGCGGTGCGCGAGATCGCGGAAGAGCAAAAAGTGATACTGGTCGACACCCAGGCTGAGTTTGACCGGGTGATGAGAATCCGCGCCGCCAAATCACTGGCCGAAGATCACATTCATGTCAATCTGGTTGGACACATGATTCTGGCGCGCGCCTTCCTCAATGCGCTAGGGTTCGAATGGAAATAGCGGATGGTTTGAACCCCTCGTATGGATATAGGAAGTACATAGGATTGGAGGCGTGATGAACGAGGCTTTGCTAAAGGACAAGCCGATAACCCAAATCGGACTCGTGGTCGACGACATCGAAAAGGCGGCGCTGGCGTGGGCCGGCGCACTCGGTGTGGCGAAGCCCGAGATCATCATCACCGCTCCAGTAGAAGTGGCGCGAACCGAGTACAAAGGAGAATCATCGACGGCCCGCGCCAAACTGACTTTCTTCCAAATCGGTCCCATCATGTTGGAGTTGATCGAGCCCGTCGAGGGAAAGAGCACCTGGAAGGACCATCTCGACGAACACGGGCCAAGCCTGCACCACATCGCCTTCGAGGTGGATGACATCGATGGGATTTTAACCGACCTCGGCGGTCATGAAATGACTCTCGTGCAGCGCGGCGAATTCGAAGGGGGGCGATACGCGTACCTGGACGGGCAAGCGCAATTCGGTGCAGTCATCGAACTATTGGAGAATGATTGAATCCTCGACTCCTTATAGACCGATCCACCGCTCGCATTGAAAAACTGGAAAGCAACGATTTATGCAAACACTGAATGGACTTCGTTGGAAACCAAAATGGGTCTCGCAGCTCGGTTGCCTGCAGGGCTGCCTCGATTACCTGGGCGTGCCGGTGTCAGACGCCTGGCTGTTCGGTATTTCCGGCCATGCCTTCGTGATCAACATTCACGAGGAACTCTGCCCCAGCGGACCAACGGCATGGAAGACCGAGCACATGACTCAACTTTGTCAGAATACCGGCTGTAAGATCCGCCAGGTCAGCGCCTATAAATCCCAGCCGGATTTCACCGGCAAACGGGAAACGGCCTGGCAGGAAGTCCGTCAAGCCATCGATCAGGGAAAACCCTGCTGCGCATGGGAACTCAAAATCCCGGAATTTTACGTGATCCATGGATACGACGAAACCGGCTATTATTTCAATGGCCCGCTTTGCGACGACGGCTGTGGACCGCTGCCGTGGGACAAACTCGCCGACACCGGAATCGGCTGGCTGAACGTCTCGATCATCGAATCGGCTGAAGCGGCCGATCCGAAGGCCGCCATTTGTGAAGCATTGTGCTTCGCGCAAGACCACGCCAGACATTCAGAGAAATGGACCTTTCCCGGCTACGCCACGGGATTGGAAGGATACCAACTCTGGATCGCCAGTTTGGAAGAGAAACGAGGTAACGGCGGCGCGGCTTACAACGCGGCCGTCTGGTCGGAGTGCAGGCAGAACGCGCCTGCTTTCTTGGTACAGGCCAAATCGAAGTTGGATGAACGTCATACGGATACGATCGAAGCCGCGATCGGCCATTACGAGATCGTTGCAGAAAAGCTTCGCCTCGTGGCGGACCTTTTCCCATTTTTGGGGGTTAGCGAACAAGAACAGGCGATGCATCTCGAGGACGATGCGCGCCGCAGTCGAGCGATCGACGCCCTCCGGGCCGCATACAGTGCGGAAGAACTGGGTCTGGGAATGCTGGATCAGCTCGCCAACGAACTATGAACTGCCACGGCTGATAAATCACCTCTGAAGGAGTTCTCAATGCAATACGGTTACTTCGACGACAAGGCCAAGGAATACGTCATCACCCGTCCCGACACCCCGCAGTCCTGGAGCAATTATTTGGGATCGACAGAGTATGGGGCGATCATCACCAACAACGCCGGCGGTTATGGTTTCTTCCGCTCCGGTGCGCGCGGACGCTTTTTACGCTTGCGTTTCAACAGCATCCCGATGGATCAACCGGGTCGATACTTTTACCTGCGTGACCATGACAGTGGGGATTTCTGGTCGGCGTCCTGGCAGCCCGTGGGGAAACCCCTTGACCAGTATGAAACGACCTGCCGCCACGGAACGGCGTATACCACGATCGAATCGAAGTATGCGGGAATCGCAACCGAGTCGACGTACTTCGTCCCATTGGGGCAGGCATTCGAATACTGGCGCTTGAAGGTGACCAACGAGAGCGATCGGCCGCGGGAACTTTCGATTTTCTCGTTTTGCGAGTTTACCAATCAGTGGATTACGTGGCAGGACCGCGTCAATCTGCAGTACTCCCTTTTCATCGTGCGCGGGGAACTCGAGGACGGCATGCTGCGAATCGCCATTCACGACAATCTTCCCGCCAACGAAGAACTCAGTCTTGAGGATGGCTACTCCACCCTGACCTGGATGACCCTCGTCGGGGCGCCGCTCGAAGGCTACGATGCCAGTCGAGAGGCGTTTCTCGGCCCCTATCGTGCCTACCATAACCCGATCGTCGTCGAAAAGGGCGAGTGCAGCAACAGCAATGCCTACGGCGACAATGCCTGTGGTGGCCTGCAAACGAATTTGAGTCTCACGCCTGGTGAAAGCCAGGAGCTGCTCGTCATGCTGGGCATTGGCGATGCGAAATCCTTCGGCAAACAGGCACTCGCGGAATTCGGTTCGCTCGAACGCGCCGACGAAGAACTTCAGCGGTTGAAGCGCAATTGGCACTCGAAACTCGGTTCATTGGAAGTGGATACGCCGGACGAAAGCTTGAATCATTCGGTCAACGTCTGGGGATTGTACAACTGTCTGGTTACGTTTGCCTGGTCCCGCGCCGCCAGCCTGGTCTACAACGGCGAGCGCGACGGGTTGGGTTTCCGAGATTCTGTCCAGGACATCCTCGGCGTGATCGCCGCCATCCCACAAGAAGCCCGGGAGCGGTTGAAATTGATGCTCACGGGCCAGGTATTTAACGGCGGCGCCATGCCGTTGATCAAGCCGTTCGAACATCGCCCCGGAAATGAAGATGCTCCACCCGGTGAGGAATTCCGCTCAGACGATTGCCTGTGGTTCTTCAACGTCGTCCCGGCTTACGTTGCCGAAACCGGCGACGTCGCTTTTTACGACGAGGTGCTGCCCTACGCCGATCGGGGTGAAGACACCGTCTTCGGCCACCTGCGCCGCGCCCTGGAATTCAACCTCGAACGCACCGGCAGGAACGGACTTCCCTGTGGATTGGCGGCAGACTGGAACGACTGCCTGCACCTGGGATACCAGGGCGAGAGTCTCTTCGTCGCCTTTCAGGTACGTCTGGGGCTGACGATTTATGCCGAGATCGCCGAGAAACTGGGCAAACGAGACGAAAGTGAATGGGCGCTCGACCAACGCGATGCATTGGACAAGAAGATACAGGCCTGTGCCTGGGACGGCGACTGGTTCATCTGGGCCATCGACGATCAAGGCAAGGTGTACGGCACCCACGAATTCGAGGAAGGCCAGATCTACTTCAACACACAGGTTTGGTCCGTCATCAGTGATGCCGCCACGCCGGAGCAAGCGACTCGCTGCATGCAGTCCGTGAAGGAACATCTGGCCACGCCGCACGGTCTCATGCTCTGCGCGCCGCCGTTTGTCCATACGACCATCGACGTCATGCGCGCCATCGTCTTCAACCCGGGCATCAAGGAAAATGCCGGTATCTTCCACCACACGCAGGGTTGGGGCATCATGGCGGAGTGCATGCTGGGGAATGGAGACCGTGCCTACGAGTACCTGCGAGCATGCATGCCGGCGAGTTACAACGAGCGGGCTGAAATCCGCCAGAGCGAGCCCTACGTTCAAGCGCAAACCACGTACTCCGTGTTCTCGCCCCGGGCTGGCAACACCCGCACTTCCTGGCTCACGGGCGCAGCGGCCTGGTTCTACTTCAGTATGACGCAGTACATTCTGGGCATTCGGCCGGAAGCCGACGGACTGCGCATCGATCCCTGTATTCCCGGTTCGTGGGAGGGATTTAAAGCGACCCGTCGCTTCCGCGGCAAGACGGTCAAGATCGAAGTCAAGAATCCGGACAGCGTCTGCCGAGGGGTCAAGTCGATGACACTCAACGGATCCGCACTGCATGACAATCTGCTGCCGGCGGATAAACTGGGGGAGGAGAATCGCGTCGAGGTCGTGATGGGGTAAAAGACCGGCGCTATAAGCCTAGGCTCGAACCGCTGCACTTTCCAGCCGACTCGCTTCCCATCCCAACATGGCCTTTTTACGCGCCACGCTCCAGCGGTAATTGTGGA
Proteins encoded:
- a CDS encoding GNAT family protein; protein product: MSKALSDNSGKVETERLLLRAYQAGDGAMLYAAGLRNQDHLSEFESGNVLMSLKDEKHAEAVVRELGEKWAACECFFIGLFEKTTNEWVGQVYVGPTDWELPEFTLGYVADVHHEGKGYISEAVRRVLKMLFEDLDAHRVCSGCDENNLRSVNVLERCGFRREAHLRENKRNTDGSYHGDYLYAMLRQEYFPR
- a CDS encoding NBR1-Ig-like domain-containing protein, which produces MKKDAIRRSLIGLVLLGSMLLNACGSGDEIATPAMQSEQIQTLAVATFSAGLTQTALAMPTDTPSATPTATNTLGPTNTLSASPTQGGDTLPTASCYRLAFVSDVTVPDNTTMTPGEIFTKTWRVRNSGSCNWEIGFKFKPTYGDAMGGAALTLDKTVPPGEETDLSIVMTAPSDAGSYQGNWRMTTTNGTFFGDEVYVLIIVGEGNTSTPTPTGTQLPASETPTSTATPTETTAP
- a CDS encoding Gfo/Idh/MocA family oxidoreductase, which gives rise to MSTSMFRWGVIGPGNIAHNFAKALDVIDGGQLFAVASRSSGRAAEFAQEYGAPKSYASYEALVEDDDVDGIYIATPHPFHHDQTMLCLEAGKPVLCEKPLTVNARDAKHLIDTAKSRNVFLMEALWTRYLPIYTQIRRWLDEKQIGELKLLDSIFCFRAPDDPKHRTWNHELAGGALLDIGVYNIAVSQWVFSGNPQSFSTRSILSETDVDALTAATMVYPDERISQFTCSFLVDGVNDFVIYGTEGRIRIHPNFWCATEATLIRGEHRDTLHESFRATGFEYEIEEAMRCIRTGLLESPGMTHADTLANIELMDAIRAEVGLKYSFE
- a CDS encoding VOC family protein translates to MNEALLKDKPITQIGLVVDDIEKAALAWAGALGVAKPEIIITAPVEVARTEYKGESSTARAKLTFFQIGPIMLELIEPVEGKSTWKDHLDEHGPSLHHIAFEVDDIDGILTDLGGHEMTLVQRGEFEGGRYAYLDGQAQFGAVIELLEND